Genomic DNA from Porites lutea chromosome 4, jaPorLute2.1, whole genome shotgun sequence:
CTGGTGTTTTATTGGAATAGTGGAGGGGGGAAACGGTGCATCAGCTTGCGACGGTAAGCGTTTTTGTCAGGGCGAGTgcaaaaatatgtttttgtaaTGTGTCTCAACAGGTTTTGTCTGAGGTTAAAGCACTACAAAACAAGCTATTAAATTTCTCTGCCTCTGACTAAGGACAGCCTCTGCGTAGGATGAAAGTGCTGCTGATGACACACCACAGCGGTTCTACGGTTGTCcgatttattttattaatcacTCTCTTCGGCCTGATAGAATTTTCCTGGATAATTTTACGATACTGTGTTGGGGTTCTTTGCCAGATTGCTTGTGGTGTAGTCAATAGAAGGTTAGATGAGAAATGTGACACAAGGAGAGTTTACAGCGATAGCTTTAGATATCTCCATCACACCCCACAGGGTCAGATTAGATAAAAGCATTGCTAGAGGGAAATGGCTACGAAATGTAACTATTTTCAAATGTTTGGGCCAAGGGTAACTGCTTTCTTCTACTAACTACCGGATGGGAATCGAGCCCGGACCCGAAGCTCCACAGAAAAGTATCCAGCCAATTAAGCTAGATGAGTGATCATGGAGGtagccccctccccctccccttacCATACTAGTTTTCTCACCTCTCCGTTCTGTTGATGCCTTGGTAACTTGAGGTTCATCAAGGCCTTTGGGTAGTTATGAAGAGTAAGCGCACCTGGATGCTCAACCCCGAATGTGTATACAACGTCATCCACACTGTGTTTCTTCAAGATATCCCTAGCTCCTTTGAAAGAGTATTCGGGGAGAGAATATGACTTTCCAGTTTTTTGCCCAGTTTCAACCGAGCGCATGTACAGATCGTCTGGTAACAACGGATGCATGCGGTACACTGATACAAATTCTTCAGTAAGAGAGAAAGGGACGCCGTAAAAATTACTAGGATAGCCAACAAGTGGCTTCAATACCGCACCGCTCGCCCCAATACTTATATTGTGTGCCGCAAGCCAATCAAAAACCTCTTTCCCTGGGATTAGGCCAAAGTTCACATATACCCCAGCGCGCAGAGCACTGTTGTTTAGAATGGCTGGTGTCCATTCCACTGTGTGAATTTTCTGAATAGTGGCTGTGTTGATTAACCTGTATAGCGAAAAACAAAAGAGCGTAATCAAATTACTTAATCTACAAAATGACTGTAAACCAATGAGCTAGCGAGCTGTACGCAAGGCGCGGAAAAGAGCTCTCAGGGGTTTTACAACGGTCTGACATCGATACTGAGAACATTGCTGCGGATGGGCTCCCTGTTTCGATTTTTTCCCGCCTTTAGAGGTCTTGTGGCCTAGTCTTTCGTTCTTCCTTATTATGTTTTTTGACAAGAGTTTGCAGCTTCGGCATTCACTCGAAGTAACGACGTAACTTGATCGATTTCGACGCATTGACGACTGCATTGTTTTAACGCTGTTAGTGAAGTGGCACGAATTAGATGTTGTAGCCTTCTCTAACAGTATTGGAAATAAAGGTCTGTATACAAGAGTGAATTCGCCGTTACAAAAACTATGGAGTGGTTTACATGTCACTTCAGTTTTTTGaacttatttttcaaaaaatttaatcAATTAACTTTCGGTATTTATTCAGGCCCTGCATGCCAAATCCTTAGTACTTTTTGTTAAGTTGAACTTCGGCAGCTCATTAAGCCTAGTGCCAAAAGACTGCCAAGCTTATTCATGCCTAATATGGTTAATTCACGCGTGGTTCTTTTCATTTAACATTCAGTTACCTGGCTATGTCATACAATTGCTGGTCTGACCAATCAGGGTGGAACTTCAGCAGCATATCACAAATAGCGTTGTGTTCTCTTGTGAATATGTTGTGCATGAGACTCAGACCGATCCACCAGTTGTTGCTAAAACCTTTAGAAGAAGTCAAAGATTCATTTCTTCACAAGGAACAGTCATTCTATTATTAACCTATTGAAATTAGGGAACGAAATGCCCAGTGTGTGGCAGGATACCCAAAGTTGCCTTGCTGGGTGGACTCTAACTCACCTGGGAGCGGGAGAAAAAAGGCCGGCTAAAAACCTGTGACTTGGCGGAAAACGGTGATGAAAGAGGGGGAGGAGATGGGTCTAACGTGGAGTGAAGTGAAAGCCAAAGCTTAGGACAGCGTTGAGTGGCGAGGTTTGATTGCGCCTTGATGTTCCAGTGAGGATGAAGACATGGAGTGATAAGGAAACGAAATGCCTTGTATAAAACAACTATTAAATAAGTAACCTTCTGACAGACGGAAAACCCTCCAGAAATGATGTGATAGTTAATATCATTATACTCCTCATAAATCTCTACCTAGAGAAAACAAAACCCTTCGATATATCTCTTTCATAGTTATTTATCTCGTAAATATCAACTTCTCGCCTTTTGAGCAACTAACAAAGtggtatgtttttttaaaattaatttcaagaTTGTGCAATACAAGGCATTCTCCCTACCAAGGGTATATCCAGTAAACGTGGGAAAGGAATCCTTTGAAAGGAGCCACATAGAGTGGGTATTCCATGAGTTGGGTTGTTGTTGTCTGAAATTAACAGAAGACTTTCAGGTCACTGTATTTCAAACTCACCAGTGATGTCTATTCCAGTTTTGCGGTTTACTGGAAGCCAACCATCTTTTCCcactttcatttttcctttcctAAAGCTACGCAGTTTCTTATTTGTACGGATATCGGTACCATACAATTGAGAACCGTCCCACCAGTGTGTAACATCATTCTGAAACGTAGCTGGTGAGTCTGTATCCTAGAAACGACCAAATAAAAATAGTATATTGTCATTCCTTTTAGCAATCCATTAATTGCCTTCGTCGGAGTTCAGTGGCTTATTTGTATATATGAATGTATATTTAAGTCCTTTATTCATCCTAAGCAGCATTTATAACATTAATTTAGTGCTAGTGGGGAAGAGGTTGAGAATGAACTCGGTACTTTACCGAGAAGAAATCCAGCTAGTTAAggcaggacttgaactcgggtCCTGCGACAAGTTTACATGTCCAGCGCTCTAATTGCTTGACCGCGATGCCTCTCGATCAActatcatttaaaaataaccataGGCATAAATGATAAACTGATTGCTTATTTACCGAGTACATTTGACAGCTGTCTGGCTTTGTTCTTGAAATTTTCATCTCGCCTTTATGTTCGTTATAAACGGGGTCATCTTCATCAAGCTCTATCCTTATACGTCTGGAAACATCTACTGGCCCATGGTCAAACCAGTCATGCAGGTTGAACTGGATAAAACCGGCTGCTAACAGGTTTAACTGCTTGGCGGGAATAAATTCATCTCTGGCCATCAATCTGTAAGGTAAAAGAGTATAACATCTGTGTGAAGAACACTTGGCAGTACCTTTTAGGCTATGTTAATAATATCACTACCTATAGCTTTTGCTCCAGCACGAAAACTatactggatagggcttctggTCACACATAACAACAGTTATTTCGGCGCAATTTTTTTAACAATCTTTTCTCGACCTTTTCAAAGCATGCTTTACAAACCAACTGCATGACACCCATTCTTACCTGAATTATGTAGGAAGTTACACTTTCGCTGACCATGTCAGGTAGCTTCCTTACAACGGGTGCGATGGGAGGATAAATCCACAAAAAAACGGAGTAACCGGTGCCTATCACAAGTCAATAACCCTGGATCATTGGTGTCAATCCACGGAATTTCTGATCTGTCACATCACCCTAATCCCCTACGGTCATTATCTCCGCTTACGGCgcattattatacatcagactcactatgaaaaatctgattggtcgagagcattcaatcaattcacaatagcctgtgaacttgacatgataaatgcaatatctgctgcagatattgcatttatcatgtcaagttcaacgtctgcctggttaccaagcccgttggagtgttctcctcagaaacagaatggctgaacgcttcgcttctgtttctgaggatgaattatggatttttctattttaatgtatactttattgagacaaaggttttattattgtattttaaaatttttaaatgatcttggttaagcttatcagtgtcactttcaccttagttttgaaataaagccatttttcaacagatgaatgtcttcttttgcctaatgtttaaaaaatgtatgataacacaattattgaattcggttttcgcatgatatcatgaattatcaaaacctcgtgtctgtattatgtgcctcagccttcggcttcggcagataacacagacctcggttttgataattcatgatatcatgctcaacctcatccaataattgtttagtatCTGCGTATTTTTCGTGACTTGTGGCAAGAGAGGATTATTCTCTCGTGCTTGTTGGAAAAAGATATAGAGATGGAGGTACCTTGTATGGATCtatgagtcccgttcgtgcccATCCCATTTTGGTAAGTCTGTGCCCAGTGAAGCTAATAAAATTAGAAATTAGTAGCCATAAAATGCACTCATTATGACAAGGGCTGCACGTTTCGCTCTTTAATGCCAATTCTTATTCCCTTATTTATATACAACTGCTAATTACAATCCATTTAAAGACACtgaacaaatttctttttaagATTAAACCCTACTTCCTGCTTAACTCTCGGGGGCATGGTTCCAAGAGATCCTTGTCCTCAAACGTCTTGGTACGATTCACGTTCCTTCCAAACCGGTAAAACCTGCTTCCGGAGGCTGGTTGATTCAGGTCATTGCAGGTTCCGTCATGAGTACGAAACTTTCGCATATTTTCGGTGCAGTGCactaggaaaaaaaatatttactaaTTATCTAATTTTCCCTTTAGTGTTTTACCTGTTAATTAATGCTTTTAAATTTGTTCGGGTCATTCAATGTTCAAGTTTATACACATCCTAGTCAATCAGAACATAGGCAAATCAAGAAGTATGCACATAAACAGTGTTAACTTGCCTAGTAGTCAATAAACGCAACTGATAAGTGATAAGTAAAACCTATATGACAACTGTAAATATTGATTTCAACCTAAGCAGCAGAATCAACTCActtgaagatgactaccgcacagggtGTCGAAAAGTTGGTCACTGTCCACAACAGTTCCATTCAGGACCACGTTCACCTGAacgatcatgctcaacctacttatgaaatgacacCAGGGTTCATAACCTTTCATAGAATCGGAAAGATTCTGACCGGATGGCACGTCTTAAAATCAAACTCtctcgaagaaaaaaaaatcagttcttACTTGTTCTGAAGACTTCAATTATGTTCCGTGGTAGACACTTTTTGTCAGCCCTTTTTAAGCACTTGCGTCGAGATAATTCACAGGTATGCAGATTGGCAACACAGTAACATTGACGAAAGTGATCAAACCCTGCATACGCGTATTCTTTGTCCTTGCAGTGCTTTACACATTCTTCTATTGTTGTATCCTCCTTCTCGTATGACGGACTTAGATACTTTACTTTAAAGCACCCCAGAGACATGTGACCTATGATGGCATGTCAGGCATTAATTAGTATCATCTCATTCAACAGTTAAAAAGAGTTGGATGGGGGAGTGTTTGGCGAAGCAGCAAACAGTAGTACGACCTAAAAAACACCTAAAATCACCCGGGTTCCCAATTGAATTATTTGCCAATCACTCTTTCGTCGTCATAGACTTATCTCGAACCAAAAAATCATTGAAAATTCACAAAAAGCATTACTTTTTTACAAACACCAACTGtatcttgtcttttttttgccAATTATAGGACATGATATAAAATCATACCAAAGCAGGGTTAGAAGCTAAGACAGCTAAGACGCCATAGGAAGTTCAAGACTTGTTATTTAGCtagatattttcattttctcctCACTTTTTTTATACATTATTTTTCATCCGTTTCTTATGCAATTTCGTCTTTGGAGAAGGGGGTAGGGGGCAGGGGGTTGGAGGTTTGGACCCCTCTGTTGCCAACCCCCTTCCCCCATTATTCTAGgatctttgatttttatcagattttatatttctctttttttgaaGTTTGAATATTTCTTGTTAAGCGCTTTAGACCCATGTATATACAGCCGGCTATATAAATAATgaattgttgttattattattattcaccgGCGTCCCTGATTTGGTCCTTTTTCGGGATACCGCCTTTAGAACTCCCACTTTCCGCTTTCCTCTCCCTTATAGACAACCACGTTTCCACGGTTTTCTTCGTTCCGTCCCGTGCGCAGATTGTCGGTGGGTAAGTAGTTGTATGTATTAAAATTTTCTCATTCAACCGACTTTTTGAGTAAAGTTATGTTTAATATAGTAATATTTACCTATCAGCGGGTCTTGACAATCGTATTTCGGTCCGGTAAGCTGAGAAGAGTAAGCATCAAACAAGTTGTTGTTTAGCAGATAGTCTCGTTGTCTGAACTGATAAAACATCATCAGGACAATCGGTAGCTTCCACCAATATGGAAGTTTCTGAAGAAGTTCTTTGACAAGTTTGGCAAGCTTTACGAGTAAAGCTTGTCCCGAAGTCATCTTGTCCTGCCAGTGAAGAGTACTAAACGTCAACACAAGTGCGACAACGTAGTTACCCCGgggggtactcgaccaatatttgggtggAGGTGAGCCGCAGAGAGTTTGAAACCCTGacactgtttaggacaaaaaattcctaaaatacgTGTACATACCCTGattagagggtctcaatggggtggtggcttttacggttatcggctaaaattttggctcttttacggctatcggttaatttttttcagttacggttaacgaaaaagttaaaacttaacttcttttgtttcaaaaagttaaatattaattaacctgtattttttgagtaaaggtcttcggatcatctcgggatcaTGAAATAAgctcttcttttaaaaattttaacatttgatagttcatactttttataaagtattccacttttaatattattttacacatagaaatgtcaatagtcaatttaaaaataatctttgtgaaaaagcaaaagcagacacgcgaacgcccaactgaAGGCCGGGACGCGACATTcgttataacagaaatggcagttttcacactagagaaggattattcgtgtgagacgggttatccgtttgatgattcgcgtcagataggtaatacgtgttaatttgaaaatggaatagtcagtaattttgaatgaaaaatccgcctgacttttgacgACGGGATCATCCTTTCcacatagcctgtgtacagccgccccctcccctcagaaaaaatcggggaagaggtgtctgtggggaggacgCAACTGTACACAGgttagtctcagacggatgatccatttctagctctagtgtgaaactgaacggccaataacaaaattcccgtgtccagtgtttttaataatagcgaaggactgtacggaaagACTGTCTGctgttgccttgtccgtaggccgcattattccgcgcggctaatgcatTTCGGGTCActtggtccgagcgagttcgccaccgaaatgccttgaccgagattgcgtgggaagacgtcgtacagggactaggcttgacaatgtctaccgtagcgtcagagaaaaacagggaaatgttgtttgtcggcaacgtgttttacaaacagtgacttCTGTGcttgttgtttcactagtgtttcgagggcacgacctccggaaaattgcaaatattaatccccagcaagaagccacactttcgctatggaaaaaattagttccccgagagagcgccggaaatggagcctaggtcttggttaactcctaaaaggcgcttcgcctaacgtgcgtacggagtcacactagccgggaaataaaaaacgcaaccataagtgagtttagtaccttccttaaaagtagcaaatccagggaacactttcttttacggttaactcttttttaccctctttacggctaacggttaaaatttttcaatttttacggctatcggctaaatttttggcccttttacgcctatcggttaaccccattgagaccctctgatTAGGACGATACCCTCAATTTcattaccctgtttaggacaaaaagcaaactgcacgccgtcttgttttaatttattgGCAATTGTACTTGGAGTACAAATAAAATTCATCTAGGACATCAAATCAATCGTGCAGGCAATGCCCTTTTGACAGACTCATAttaaattatataccctgtttaggactgAGAGCTTAAAAACTATACCccgtccagcggcacatccccgtatggGCCATAtaaaggagtaccccccggtTTAGTTAGTAGAACATTCTGTCGGCCGTAGTTGGTAATAATTTTGTTCCCGTTGGTTACTTAGCTGTCTAGATGTACTCTACTCATTAAAAATGGTCATTATTGAAGTCAGTTGTGGAACTATTAAAggtgacaagggtaacaaaaaataTAGATTTTGATGGTGAACTAAAATCAATAAGAGAACAGTATACCTTAAATATCATGTCGCCTAAAATTAAAGCCCATGATAGAGCTTTTGTTGAGCCCTGCTAAAGGCGGGAGACACTTTGAGGACTTTTTGTGTGAACAAAACATTTTAACAATAGTGACCGAATCTGTGTCAATTACATTTGCTGTTCATCGAATTTAGTTGTTGCTTAACCTGTACTAAAACCATAAtacctcaggggcacccaaggactgttttctgtaaaatgtctgttcggagaagcaaatattgcctaggaTTTTCTATTACTCGAGGGcggctaaaaatttccagaTAACCGTTCTATTCgccgtacaattttcgaagctctCAGTCTAATAAATACCTTACGAGTTTcggaagtttaatttttcacatttcactccccaggttacgctatttttcgtagaaaaaaacagaagcctaaaatttccggattcaaagcccttgtaatttcgaaaagactcgaCAAGTTCCCCTAGCATGACCTaacaggtacaaattttatagcgccgctcagaatgcatttctagagatcctgaaaagtactctggatagcctaaaaagtgtttttcatGTATGTAGGAGGAagccgtcgttgggtgcctctgataACTTCTTACTGAGGGATATTAATTACATTCAAAATGCAAATCTTTGATAATCCTGAGTTACATGTCCGAGTACTTTTCCAGGAAATTAACGGCTTtgaaaaataagcaaatttggagctacaatttctttttcaaggTTATCTGAGTGTTTTAATGTTTAAAAGTATTGGCTGTCATCTACTTGTTATTAGCACGATGTCGGTGGAAGTCGACTTTTCGTTTGATCAAGGACTAAAAAAGAAGTCAAATCATGGCTGAAATCAGCCAATAAACTGATTCGACGTAGAATCAGCGGTATTGTACTTTGCGTTGTCGTCTCTTAAGTGCGGGTGTGCTAAATCTTAAACAGTAGATATGTTTGCCATTtttaaccgcggcaggattagctcagttggtagagccgGCAGTTGAGCCGCCACTTGAGCCGGTTCGATTCTCGGGCCCGGACAagtactcagggtcttaaaataacagagaaatgaaggtactgccctGCAGTCGAGTAGACCTTTGCGTTGCTCGGATGACATTAGTATTTTCGTGCAAAATACATCGACATTCAAATAaagtgtattttttaaaaaagaaaacacaggCGCCAGTGTCGTTGTTTTCCCAAAACCATTTATAAATAATGGATTATTTATTCCTTGTTTTGGCAGACTCATTAGCCGTTGATGCCAATTAAGTGGCCTTTTAATTTTCTCGCTGTCctgcaaacgaaaaaaaataaaaaataaaaccggGTATTTGAAAACAATTGGTGTTA
This window encodes:
- the LOC140935700 gene encoding uncharacterized protein → MTSGQALLVKLAKLVKELLQKLPYWWKLPIVLMMFYQFRQRDYLLNNNLFDAYSSQLTGPKYDCQDPLIGHMSLGCFKVKYLSPSYEKEDTTIEECVKHCKDKEYAYAGFDHFRQCYCVANLHTCELSRRKCLKRADKKCLPRNIIEVFRTMHCTENMRKFRTHDGTCNDLNQPASGSRFYRFGRNVNRTKTFEDKDLLEPCPRELSRKLMARDEFIPAKQLNLLAAGFIQFNLHDWFDHGPVDVSRRIRIELDEDDPVYNEHKGEMKISRTKPDSCQMYSDTDSPATFQNDVTHWWDGSQLYGTDIRTNKKLRSFRKGKMKVGKDGWLPVNRKTGIDITGFSNNWWIGLSLMHNIFTREHNAICDMLLKFHPDWSDQQLYDIARLINTATIQKIHTVEWTPAILNNSALRAGVYVNFGLIPGKEVFDWLAAHNISIGASGAVLKPLVGYPSNFYGVPFSLTEEFVSVYRMHPLLPDDLYMRSVETGQKTGKSYSLPEYSFKGARDILKKHSVDDVVYTFGVEHPGALTLHNYPKALMNLKLPRHQQNGETIDLATIDILRDRERGIPRYNEFRRLTNLPPVESFEKLTPNIKHSSLLKELYDDDIEKLDLLIGCLAEEPRPDGYGFGETAFNIFVLMASRRLQTDRFMTDDFTSDIYTKEGLEWIQNANMSNVLIRAFPEIKGLEEMLQNVENAFFPWPV